From Demequina capsici, one genomic window encodes:
- a CDS encoding ABC transporter ATP-binding protein, whose protein sequence is MKGNSGESSAARHASPVDAPLALRSRGLAKAYGSGASTVTAVDHVDLDIPAGVLTAVMGPSGSGKTTLVHLLAGLDRPDSGQVWVGDDEITAMKDKQLSKVRGRIIGFVFQGFNLMQTMSARDNIVLPLRLNGLPQDPEWLDALVQMLGIGRELDRRPYEMSGGQQQRVAIARALITRPRVVLADEPTGNLDTHASAEVLAHLRVSCRELGQSVVMVTHDPTAASYAGQVLLFADGKVAGHVTDPTPDAVLAGLDALAGVER, encoded by the coding sequence ATGAAGGGGAATTCGGGGGAATCCTCGGCGGCGCGACACGCGTCGCCGGTCGACGCGCCGCTCGCGCTCAGGTCCAGGGGGCTGGCCAAGGCGTACGGGAGCGGCGCGTCGACCGTCACTGCGGTCGATCACGTCGACCTCGACATCCCGGCCGGGGTGCTCACCGCCGTCATGGGGCCGTCCGGCTCAGGCAAGACGACTCTGGTGCACCTGCTCGCCGGGCTCGACCGGCCGGACTCCGGTCAGGTCTGGGTCGGGGACGACGAGATCACGGCCATGAAGGACAAGCAGCTATCGAAGGTGCGGGGTCGGATCATCGGCTTCGTCTTCCAGGGCTTCAACCTGATGCAGACCATGAGCGCGCGCGACAACATCGTGCTGCCGCTGCGCCTCAACGGACTGCCGCAGGACCCTGAATGGCTGGACGCGCTCGTGCAGATGCTCGGCATCGGCCGCGAGCTGGATCGCCGCCCGTACGAGATGTCGGGTGGTCAGCAACAGCGGGTCGCCATCGCCCGCGCGCTGATCACCCGGCCTCGTGTGGTCCTGGCCGACGAACCGACCGGCAACCTGGACACGCATGCGAGCGCCGAGGTGCTCGCCCATCTGCGGGTCTCATGCCGTGAGCTGGGCCAGTCGGTGGTCATGGTCACGCACGATCCAACTGCGGCGTCATACGCGGGCCAGGTGCTCCTCTTCGCCGACGGCAAGGTCGCCGGCCACGTCACGGACCCCACTCCCGACGCGGTGCTCGCCGGGCTGGACGCGCTCGCGGGGGTGGAGCGATGA
- a CDS encoding FtsX-like permease family protein → MIRQLVGEQLRSHRAYVIWTTALLTLAIGFASFAAFVGVQQGAVVQHVASAHGMDGGWNTAVAVSQGDPSVDCACLTVTPAELNALLGEANAEGAGIAAITDTGLTVIPAGVSPADWLDQAETHPVYGASATTGEVDWPTLLESGDAPGAGQVAVDAQWAADNGVAAGDPVTVATFGIGRDVVSLGTVTVSGLLRTTASGGYAAWQEQTLIGWDSVFDLEQRAYAARGADPDESLDMVMLSAQRETPSLAALDADQVGHDYFLDHGGPSSYLLIAAGVLVIGLIGMAFAVGRAQAQARTQWVATARVLGARRSTVVAATAVETAAVGLVAGVLGAGIAYAALAIEWAGVLSANPDALIPSSVAVAAWYPLGMVAVSLVIAAIMGAVPAFWAARVTPAAALKPETPATSAQFSRTVRVWPLLVVWGLAFVVVLMMVQGLPGDTGWGVALHYSSAYGLLRWIVLLAAGVTSLAMIVEIMRRVVRATAVALERSSTPWMLTAGAALRGRPALASAPAAVLALASGVAMYTVVAISLTAWSETWEPYVSVDPQWEALGPFAFGAGRFVGYRTTLVEVAIVGFLLVLVALAAFTAGRHATRAESTAHAALGLDARAARLASAVQFGLPLALGVVVGAALGSATACLMFSTESRTYSESGDVTSKTMLGPAWAFTHLSHTVVPGLAALLVLLGSVAVGATAAALTTRNPARLVERIAA, encoded by the coding sequence ATGATCCGCCAGCTCGTGGGCGAGCAGCTCCGGTCGCACCGCGCCTACGTGATCTGGACCACGGCGCTGCTGACGCTGGCGATCGGGTTCGCCTCGTTCGCAGCCTTCGTGGGCGTGCAGCAGGGGGCCGTCGTGCAGCACGTGGCCTCGGCGCATGGCATGGACGGCGGGTGGAACACAGCGGTCGCCGTGTCCCAGGGCGATCCGTCGGTGGACTGTGCGTGCCTCACCGTGACGCCCGCTGAGCTCAACGCCCTTCTGGGGGAGGCGAACGCCGAGGGCGCGGGCATCGCGGCGATCACCGACACGGGCCTCACCGTCATCCCCGCCGGTGTGTCGCCCGCCGACTGGCTGGACCAGGCCGAGACTCACCCCGTGTACGGAGCCAGCGCCACCACGGGCGAGGTCGACTGGCCCACCCTCCTTGAATCGGGAGACGCCCCGGGCGCAGGCCAGGTCGCGGTCGACGCCCAATGGGCCGCCGACAACGGGGTCGCGGCGGGCGACCCCGTCACCGTCGCGACCTTCGGCATCGGCAGGGACGTCGTGTCGCTCGGCACCGTCACCGTCAGCGGCCTGCTTCGGACCACTGCCTCCGGGGGCTATGCGGCCTGGCAGGAGCAGACGCTGATCGGCTGGGACAGCGTGTTCGACCTGGAGCAGCGGGCGTATGCCGCCCGAGGCGCCGACCCAGACGAGTCGCTGGACATGGTGATGCTCTCCGCGCAGCGCGAGACGCCCTCGCTCGCGGCGCTCGACGCTGATCAGGTGGGGCACGACTACTTCCTCGACCATGGGGGACCGAGCAGCTACCTGCTGATCGCGGCCGGAGTGCTCGTGATCGGGCTGATCGGCATGGCCTTCGCAGTCGGCCGGGCGCAGGCGCAGGCGCGCACCCAGTGGGTGGCGACCGCCCGCGTGCTGGGAGCGAGGCGCTCCACCGTGGTCGCCGCGACCGCGGTGGAGACGGCGGCGGTGGGCCTCGTCGCGGGTGTGCTCGGAGCGGGGATCGCGTATGCGGCGCTCGCCATCGAGTGGGCAGGTGTGCTGTCGGCGAATCCAGACGCGCTGATCCCCTCGTCGGTCGCCGTCGCCGCCTGGTATCCGCTCGGCATGGTGGCCGTGAGCCTCGTCATCGCCGCGATCATGGGTGCCGTGCCCGCCTTCTGGGCGGCACGCGTCACGCCCGCCGCCGCACTCAAGCCGGAGACCCCGGCGACGTCCGCACAGTTCTCGAGGACGGTGCGGGTGTGGCCGCTGCTGGTGGTCTGGGGGCTTGCCTTCGTGGTGGTGCTCATGATGGTGCAGGGACTTCCCGGCGACACAGGCTGGGGCGTCGCGCTCCACTACTCCAGCGCATACGGCCTCCTGCGGTGGATCGTGCTGCTGGCGGCCGGAGTGACCTCCCTCGCGATGATCGTCGAGATCATGCGGCGCGTGGTACGCGCGACGGCGGTCGCCTTGGAGCGCAGCTCGACGCCGTGGATGCTCACGGCCGGCGCCGCGCTTCGCGGTCGCCCTGCGCTCGCGTCGGCCCCGGCGGCGGTCCTGGCGTTGGCGTCGGGCGTGGCGATGTACACGGTCGTGGCGATCTCCCTGACCGCGTGGAGCGAGACCTGGGAGCCGTACGTATCCGTCGACCCGCAGTGGGAGGCGCTCGGCCCGTTCGCCTTCGGCGCCGGACGGTTCGTGGGCTACAGGACGACGCTCGTGGAGGTCGCGATCGTCGGGTTCCTCCTGGTGCTGGTCGCGTTGGCTGCATTCACTGCGGGGCGCCACGCCACGCGTGCAGAGTCGACGGCGCACGCCGCGCTCGGTCTCGACGCGCGGGCCGCTCGCCTGGCATCCGCGGTGCAGTTCGGGCTCCCGCTCGCGCTCGGCGTCGTCGTCGGTGCCGCGCTCGGGTCGGCGACGGCCTGCCTGATGTTCAGCACCGAGTCCCGCACGTACAGCGAGTCCGGCGACGTCACGAGCAAGACCATGCTCGGGCCCGCGTGGGCGTTCACGCACCTGTCGCACACCGTGGTCCCGGGGCTCGCCGCGCTGCTCGTGCTGCTCGGGTCCGTGGCCGTCGGCGCGACCGCCGCCGCGCTGACCACGCGCAACCCCGCCCGCCTCGTCGAAAGGATCGCGGCATGA
- a CDS encoding sensor histidine kinase, which produces MTLLVTALALIAAAVAVRLALQLRAERRRSAELEAVKERDAAAALELAASVERARIAREMHDVVAHTLSVVVAQADGGRFAGRVDPDAALRGLETIADVSRSALTEMRALLGVLRDADGEAQLGPQPSLTDIPALVAATRDGGLDVSYVTTGTPRPAPIGAGLAAYRIVQEALTNVLKHAGPSPKAFVQLTWEADALAVTVADDGRGAAARGDGAGLGIAGMAERASAFGGTLTAGPKAGGGFLVRARMPLGPREGSLTSTSAPVAGPEPGEDG; this is translated from the coding sequence ATGACCTTGCTCGTCACGGCGCTCGCGCTCATCGCAGCGGCCGTCGCGGTACGGCTGGCGCTGCAGCTCCGCGCCGAACGGCGCCGCTCCGCCGAGCTCGAGGCCGTGAAGGAGCGGGACGCCGCCGCCGCGCTCGAGCTCGCCGCCTCCGTCGAGCGAGCCCGGATCGCGCGCGAGATGCACGACGTCGTGGCCCACACCCTGTCCGTCGTCGTGGCGCAGGCCGACGGGGGCCGCTTCGCCGGCCGAGTCGACCCCGATGCTGCCTTGCGCGGCCTCGAGACCATCGCCGACGTCAGCCGCTCCGCCCTCACCGAGATGCGGGCGCTGCTCGGCGTGCTGCGCGACGCCGACGGCGAGGCGCAGCTGGGCCCGCAGCCGTCACTCACCGACATCCCGGCGCTCGTGGCCGCGACACGTGACGGCGGGCTCGACGTCAGCTACGTGACGACGGGCACCCCACGCCCCGCACCCATCGGCGCCGGACTCGCCGCCTACCGCATCGTCCAGGAAGCGCTCACCAACGTCCTCAAGCATGCCGGCCCGTCCCCGAAGGCATTCGTACAGCTGACGTGGGAGGCCGACGCGCTCGCCGTCACCGTCGCGGACGACGGCCGTGGCGCGGCCGCGCGCGGCGACGGTGCGGGACTCGGGATCGCAGGCATGGCGGAGCGCGCCAGCGCGTTCGGCGGCACGCTCACTGCCGGCCCGAAGGCGGGCGGCGGATTCCTGGTCAGGGCGCGAATGCCACTGGGACCTCGGGAGGGTAGCCTCACCTCAACGTCGGCGCCTGTGGCCGGCCCGGAACCAGGAGAAGACGGATGA
- a CDS encoding glycoside hydrolase family 2 TIM barrel-domain containing protein: protein MKTGSVRVRRGIVLGAAIALVAGFVAFVSWPSSARPWAGTPETFEVNRLPSTARTIPVADAQTVQSVGATVAESQSPWLMSLNGAWSFRWSPDEASASLDFVDPATDVDDWDVVQVPHQWQLDGYGDSATGDLAYLDTVYPWQGYEDIEPPATPTVGASVGSYRREVTLPDGWSGRRTILAFQGVKSAFTVWVNGVEIGYSEDSYAPAEFEVTDALHAGVNTIAVRVFRWSDGSWLENQDQIDLSGIFRDVEMYSVGDAHLEDDTVTTDVHDDLQGATVTTVLDVSRAEGEADAVRVTLLDPAGQQEGMTEVVLPAGGSSPVEASLEVPDARLWTAETPDLYTLVYELLRGDEVRETVATRIGIREFQIVDGQMRLNGHVLDIKGVNRGEMQPDVGQALTEEQMRADLIAMRQANITAVRTSHYPASPTLYRLADEIGMYVMDEANVETHGLRPFPEGSPEWDGAVLDRISTMYERDKNHASVLWWSLGNEVGPGEVFARAADWLRATDPGRLVHFQEDSTVADIDGVFYPTLDELEARAQAGGARPWIMTEYQMAMGNSVGGIEDYWKVVDSSPTMQGGFVWDWADQAIRLPVEGGVDGLPITDDTGATYFSYGGDWGSYATSGAFELNGLVLPDRTPQPELAAVAAVYAPVELVDSDAVAGRVELRNENLVTDLAAYDVTWTLEADGSVVTAGTLDLSLAAGETAWVGLPVSAADAVVRGAEHVVTLEFRLKGATAWADAGFRVAALQVALPTSADASVDASSGAAAPGDPVSGDADEAGRTGSVGAAGTEPRVDSGAGTDSPGALQVRRSGGSVTVTGDSVAVAVDESTGALVSYEVDGRELLAGASAADFWRATTQNDEWNGLASAARQWRSAGANLDVGDVRVSRGAAGSVIVTVEAQVPVDGDPAYRVVYAVQPDGAVVVDVSLGAADTAAELPAMGVELLVDPTLTDLTWFGDGPGESWSDRTVGTLLGTWSSTVADQLFPQVVPQATGNHTGVRWISLTDASGTGLQVVSLGGPLQAAALPVSEAAIEAAAHPYQLVLDDAAVHLTIDAVQQGVGFSWGPRAVPSGTVAANEAHAVRWVLRGVTAADDRAAEARAARTAHAVD, encoded by the coding sequence ATGAAGACTGGATCCGTCCGAGTCCGCCGTGGCATCGTGCTGGGCGCCGCGATCGCGCTCGTCGCGGGCTTCGTCGCCTTCGTGAGCTGGCCCTCGAGCGCACGGCCATGGGCCGGTACTCCTGAGACGTTCGAGGTGAACCGCCTGCCCAGCACGGCGCGGACCATCCCCGTGGCCGACGCCCAGACGGTCCAGAGCGTCGGCGCGACGGTGGCCGAGAGTCAGTCGCCGTGGCTGATGTCGCTGAACGGCGCGTGGTCGTTCCGCTGGTCCCCTGACGAGGCGTCGGCGTCGCTCGACTTCGTGGATCCGGCGACCGACGTGGACGACTGGGATGTGGTCCAGGTGCCGCATCAGTGGCAGCTCGACGGGTACGGCGACTCCGCGACGGGTGACCTCGCCTACCTCGACACGGTGTACCCGTGGCAAGGATATGAGGACATCGAGCCGCCTGCGACGCCTACCGTGGGTGCCTCCGTCGGCTCGTATCGACGCGAGGTGACCCTCCCCGACGGCTGGTCGGGGCGGCGCACGATCCTCGCGTTCCAGGGTGTGAAGTCGGCGTTCACCGTCTGGGTGAACGGCGTCGAGATCGGGTACAGCGAGGACAGCTACGCGCCCGCCGAGTTCGAGGTCACCGACGCGCTGCATGCGGGCGTGAACACGATCGCGGTGAGGGTCTTCCGCTGGTCGGACGGGTCGTGGCTGGAGAACCAGGACCAGATCGACCTCAGCGGGATCTTCCGCGACGTGGAGATGTACTCGGTGGGCGACGCCCACCTCGAGGACGACACGGTGACGACCGACGTCCACGACGACCTGCAGGGCGCCACGGTCACGACGGTGCTTGACGTGTCGAGGGCGGAGGGCGAGGCCGACGCGGTCCGCGTGACGCTGCTCGATCCCGCCGGTCAGCAGGAGGGCATGACCGAGGTCGTGCTGCCCGCGGGCGGCTCCTCGCCGGTCGAGGCGAGCCTCGAGGTGCCGGATGCGCGGCTGTGGACCGCGGAGACGCCCGATCTGTACACGCTCGTCTACGAGCTCCTGCGCGGTGACGAGGTCCGCGAGACGGTGGCGACGCGCATCGGCATCCGCGAGTTCCAGATCGTGGACGGGCAGATGCGTCTCAACGGTCATGTGCTGGACATCAAGGGCGTGAACCGGGGCGAGATGCAGCCGGACGTGGGGCAGGCGCTCACTGAGGAGCAGATGCGCGCCGACCTGATCGCCATGCGTCAGGCGAACATCACAGCGGTGCGGACGTCGCACTATCCCGCGAGCCCGACCCTGTACCGTCTGGCTGACGAGATCGGCATGTACGTGATGGACGAGGCGAACGTCGAGACGCATGGATTGCGCCCGTTCCCTGAGGGCTCCCCGGAGTGGGACGGGGCCGTGCTGGACCGGATCTCGACCATGTATGAGCGCGACAAGAATCACGCGTCCGTCCTGTGGTGGTCGCTCGGCAACGAGGTGGGCCCCGGCGAGGTTTTCGCGCGAGCCGCCGACTGGCTGCGAGCGACCGATCCGGGTCGGCTGGTGCATTTCCAGGAGGACAGCACGGTCGCTGACATCGATGGCGTCTTCTACCCGACGCTGGACGAGCTCGAGGCCCGTGCGCAGGCGGGGGGCGCTCGCCCGTGGATCATGACCGAGTATCAGATGGCGATGGGCAACTCGGTCGGGGGGATCGAGGACTACTGGAAGGTCGTCGACTCGTCCCCGACCATGCAGGGAGGGTTCGTCTGGGACTGGGCGGACCAGGCGATCCGGCTGCCGGTCGAAGGCGGCGTCGATGGGCTGCCGATCACCGACGACACCGGTGCGACCTACTTCTCGTACGGGGGCGACTGGGGCTCGTACGCGACGTCGGGTGCCTTCGAGCTGAACGGCCTCGTGCTGCCCGACCGCACGCCACAACCCGAGCTTGCGGCGGTTGCGGCGGTGTACGCGCCTGTCGAGCTGGTCGACTCGGACGCCGTGGCGGGCCGTGTGGAGCTTCGCAACGAGAACCTGGTGACTGACCTGGCCGCGTACGACGTGACGTGGACCTTGGAGGCGGACGGCTCGGTGGTGACGGCCGGCACCCTGGACCTGTCCCTCGCTGCGGGCGAGACGGCTTGGGTGGGCCTGCCCGTCTCGGCGGCCGACGCGGTGGTGCGCGGGGCGGAGCACGTCGTCACGCTCGAGTTCCGTCTGAAGGGGGCGACGGCGTGGGCAGATGCCGGCTTCAGGGTGGCGGCGTTGCAGGTGGCGTTGCCCACCTCGGCGGACGCGTCGGTGGACGCATCGTCGGGCGCGGCGGCGCCAGGGGATCCGGTCTCAGGGGATGCCGACGAGGCCGGGAGGACCGGGAGCGTCGGGGCCGCGGGGACCGAGCCGCGCGTCGATTCGGGCGCGGGGACGGATTCGCCGGGGGCCCTTCAGGTGCGTCGCTCAGGAGGGTCGGTCACTGTGACGGGAGACTCGGTGGCCGTCGCGGTGGACGAGTCGACGGGCGCGCTCGTCTCGTACGAGGTGGACGGGCGGGAGCTCCTGGCCGGCGCCTCCGCTGCGGACTTCTGGCGGGCGACCACGCAGAACGACGAGTGGAACGGCCTTGCCTCGGCGGCGCGACAGTGGCGGAGCGCAGGCGCGAACCTCGATGTGGGGGACGTGCGCGTGTCCCGCGGCGCGGCCGGCTCGGTGATCGTGACCGTGGAGGCGCAGGTGCCGGTTGACGGCGACCCTGCCTACCGCGTCGTCTACGCGGTGCAGCCGGACGGTGCCGTGGTGGTGGACGTATCGCTGGGTGCGGCGGACACGGCTGCGGAGCTCCCGGCGATGGGCGTGGAGCTGCTGGTCGACCCGACGCTGACGGATCTCACCTGGTTCGGGGATGGACCGGGCGAGTCCTGGTCGGATCGCACGGTGGGCACCCTCCTTGGAACGTGGTCCTCGACGGTGGCGGACCAGCTGTTCCCCCAGGTGGTGCCGCAGGCGACGGGCAACCACACCGGGGTCCGATGGATCTCGTTGACCGATGCGTCGGGCACGGGCCTGCAGGTGGTGTCGCTCGGAGGCCCGCTGCAGGCGGCGGCGCTGCCTGTGAGCGAGGCGGCCATCGAGGCGGCCGCGCATCCGTACCAGCTGGTGCTCGACGACGCAGCGGTTCATCTCACGATCGACGCCGTGCAGCAGGGCGTCGGCTTCAGCTGGGGTCCGCGGGCGGTGCCGTCGGGCACGGTCGCCGCGAATGAGGCGCATGCGGTGCGCTGGGTGCTGCGCGGCGTGACAGCAGCCGACGACCGGGCGGCGGAAGCACGGGCGGCCCGGACGGCGCACGCGGTCGACTGA
- a CDS encoding response regulator transcription factor translates to MTIRVALVDDQQLIRAGFRMVVDSQPDMEVVAEAGDGASAVSTLLALEPPADVVLMDVRMPGMDGIAACAALTAASGSKVVILTTFDLDEHVLAAIRAGASGFLLKDTPPEDLLAAIRTVRDGDAVIAPSSTRRLLDRVAALPEPVDDTRLADLTDREREVLLLMARGLSNQEICAELFLAEPTVKTHVGRVLAKLGARDRVQAVVIAYETGLVTPHA, encoded by the coding sequence ATGACCATCCGTGTGGCGCTCGTGGACGACCAGCAGCTGATCCGCGCCGGCTTCCGGATGGTCGTGGACTCGCAGCCCGACATGGAGGTCGTCGCGGAGGCCGGCGACGGCGCGTCGGCCGTGTCGACCCTGCTCGCGCTCGAGCCGCCCGCCGACGTCGTGCTCATGGACGTGCGCATGCCCGGCATGGACGGCATCGCTGCCTGCGCGGCGCTCACCGCCGCATCGGGGTCGAAGGTGGTCATCCTCACGACCTTCGACCTCGACGAGCACGTGCTTGCCGCCATCCGCGCCGGAGCATCGGGGTTCCTCCTCAAGGACACGCCGCCCGAGGACCTGCTGGCAGCGATCCGCACCGTGAGGGACGGCGACGCGGTGATCGCTCCTTCGTCCACGCGCCGCCTGCTGGACCGTGTGGCGGCCCTGCCGGAGCCAGTCGACGACACGCGGCTCGCAGACCTCACCGACCGCGAGCGCGAGGTGCTGCTGCTCATGGCTCGCGGCCTCAGCAACCAGGAGATCTGCGCTGAGCTGTTCCTCGCAGAGCCGACCGTCAAGACCCATGTGGGCCGAGTGCTGGCCAAGCTGGGAGCACGCGATCGGGTGCAAGCCGTCGTGATCGCGTACGAGACGGGGCTGGTCACGCCGCACGCGTGA
- a CDS encoding phosphoribosyltransferase codes for MSEEREVLTWQGYGEASRELAQMVADSGYEPDLVVAVARGGLPVGGALSYALGTKGVGTLNVEFYTGIDERLPAPVVLPPLLDTEAMRGMKVLIADDVADTGETLALVKSLMEQYAAEVRTVVLFAKSRSVIDPDYVFKRTDLWITFPWSALPPVTPGKPHPELGEV; via the coding sequence ATGAGCGAAGAGCGCGAGGTGCTCACGTGGCAGGGCTACGGCGAGGCGTCACGGGAGCTGGCACAGATGGTCGCGGACTCCGGCTACGAGCCTGACCTGGTGGTCGCCGTCGCGCGCGGCGGGCTGCCCGTCGGCGGCGCCCTGTCCTACGCGCTCGGGACGAAGGGCGTCGGCACGCTCAACGTCGAGTTCTACACCGGCATCGACGAGCGGCTCCCCGCGCCCGTGGTGCTCCCGCCGCTGCTGGACACCGAGGCGATGCGCGGCATGAAGGTGCTCATCGCGGACGACGTGGCCGACACGGGCGAGACGCTCGCGCTCGTGAAGTCGCTGATGGAGCAGTACGCCGCTGAGGTCCGCACCGTCGTGCTGTTCGCCAAGTCACGCTCCGTGATCGACCCCGACTACGTGTTCAAGCGCACCGACCTGTGGATCACCTTCCCGTGGTCGGCGCTGCCGCCCGTCACCCCTGGCAAGCCGCACCCCGAGCTCGGCGAGGTCTGA